Proteins found in one Anopheles aquasalis chromosome 3, idAnoAquaMG_Q_19, whole genome shotgun sequence genomic segment:
- the LOC126576299 gene encoding DNA-directed RNA polymerase III subunit RPC5, with protein MEDEDDPVVEEIPVHLSKTLADNLYLLQYPVKSASTTIDDGRVVNCCVKPINQQIKIDYALDTASSNYDAFKGEQLALAADGKHRDKNQKPTFRTGTMDKQSFLSTKPIEDVSRYMVCVLQEGEIHATPLKGIVSMRQMFSYFDKQDQRTKAEQKAEQDADGGGEEEELTQVTVKFARPENEKLRKAREKSFNYLSKIEAEEPWCETFWHEKQSSAAEHERQKLFCGATGTGRGGTSADVAALNVRPVEYMDLLISKEKTDRNIDSLLPSRVVCLHKLKQLTLIEQLKVILADAKVITFSQILELLPDRNISSEKVLRLLPQVGWLIRGNWVAQSEFIYPEGSVSGTNGIPAEQMRKARDYILFRFTKCDKLERHHLAIITQLPVEEIREILCSVARLNPAERCWSLLLPPNENFGVDEQEISERQNAFWTARADKFGEMERNTHAATTKRVRKRSQRDSGSGGAFLGTVASNTGLASPAGNAGGTIPFNRQLSNG; from the exons ATGGAAGATGAAGACGATCCCGTCGTGGAAGAG ATTCCCGTGCACCTGTCGAAGACACTTGCCGACAATCTGTACCTGCTGCAGTATCCGGTGAAATCGGCGTCCACAACCATCGATGATGGGCGGGTTGTGAACTGTTGTGTCAAGCCCATCAACCAGCAG ATCAAGATAGACTACGCCTTGGATACCGCTTCATCAAACTATGACGCTTTTAAAGGCGAACAGTTGGCACTGGCTGCCGATGGAAAGCATCGAGacaaaaaccaaaagccaACCTTCCGTACTGGCACGATGGACAAGCAGTCGTTTCTCAGCACAAAACCGATCGAGGACGTTAGCCGGTATATGGTGTGCGTGCTGCAGGAGGGCGAGATACACGCCACGCCGCTCAAGGGGATCGTGTCGATGCGGCAGATGTTCTCGTACTTCGACAAGCAAGATCAGCGTACCAAGGCCGAACAGAAGGCTGAGCAGGATGCAGACGGTGgtggggaagaggaagagctgACTCAGGTTACGGTCAAATTTGCGCGGCCCGAGAACGAGAAGTTGCGCAAGGCGCGCGAGAAGTCCTTCAACTACCTGTCGAAGATCGAAGCGGAAGAACCCTGGTGTGAGACGTTCTGGCACGAAAAGCAATCATCGGCGGCTGAGCACGAACGCCAGAAGCTGTTCTGTGGTGCCACTGGTACCGGGCGTGGTGGTACTAGTGCTGATGTGGCCGCCCTTAATGTGCGTCCGGTCGAGTACATGGATCTGCTGATTAGCAAAGAGAAAACGGACCGCAACATCGATTCTCTGCTGCCGAGCCGAGTCGTTTGTTTGCATAAACTCAAGCAACTGACGCTGATCGAGCAGCTGAAAGTGATTCTTGCGGATG CTAAGGTCATCACGTTCTCGCAAATACTGGAACTGCTACCGGATCGGAACATATCGTCCGAGAAGGTGCTACGGTTACTGCCGCAGGTCGGTTGGCTGATCCGGGGCAACTGGGTCGCCCAATCGGAGTTCATCTACCCGGAGGGTAGCGTCTCCGGCACCAATGGGATACCGGCCGAACAGATGCGCAAGGCGCGCGACTACATACTGTTCCGCTTTACGAAATGTGATAAACTAGAGCGGCACCATCTTGCCATCATCACGCAGCTGCCGGTCGAGGAGATTCGCGAAATACTGTGCTCGGTGGCGAGGCTGAACCCGGCCGAACGTTGCTGGAGTTTACTGTTGCCACCGAACGAGAACTTTGGGGTGGATGAGCAGGAAATCAGCGAACGGCAGAACGCCTTTTGGACGGCCCGCGCGGACAAGTTCGGCGAGATGGAGCGCAATACCCATGCGGCGACCACGAAGCGTGTGCGGAAACGTTCCCAGCGCGACAGTGGTTCCGGTGGAGCGTTCCTCGGTACGGTTGCCTCCAACACCGGGCTAGCTAGCCCCGCTGGCAACGCTGGCGGCACTATCCCTTTCAATCGGCAACTTTCAAATGGTTAA
- the LOC126574106 gene encoding phosphatidylinositol N-acetylglucosaminyltransferase subunit C produces MERTKANRKPWKKNLYENGEYEDNYTDPSFLKDMKTNVNLTTYSAVDAFSGATRLSQQICVVTAFLIIFHHLYTERIGPNLIFCQSAVGTMLGYFVYAGRNIQLAKFIEDSKTAVAVLVFGFIFSPLLHTLTNSISTDTIFSMTFFVLVLHLVFFDYGISAALVSKAISLNAAIFGAICLASRLSSSLHAFVLLELAAVFFALGPFLVCKLYSIQLLVLSIAVCCYFLQSISHIILYSYLSLLLFVNVFCPWLFVRMQKYKNNINGPWDEAIVTEEGS; encoded by the coding sequence atggaacgaacaAAAGCTAACCGGAAACCATGGAAGAAAAACCTGTACGAAAACGGCGAGTACGAGGACAACTACACCGATCCGTCGTTTCTGAAGGACATGAAAACCAACGTAAACCTGACCACCTACTCCGCCGTCGACGCGTTCAGCGGTGCCACCCGGCTTAGCCAGCAGATCTGCGTCGTTACGGCGTTCCTTATCATCTTCCATCATCTGTACACCGAACGGATCGGCCCCAACTTGATATTCTGCCAGTCGGCGGTCGGTACCATGCTCGGGTACTTTGTGTACGCTGGCCGGAACATACAGCTGGCCAAATTTATCGAAGACTCGAAAACTGCCGTCGCCGTCCTGGTGTTTGGATTCATCTTTTCACCGCTGCTGCACACCCTCACCAATAGCATCAGTACGGACACCATCTTCTCCATGACCTTTttcgtgctggtgcttcatCTGGTGTTCTTCGATTACGGCATCTCAGCGGCCCTGGTTTCCAAGGCGATTTCGCTAAACGCGGCAATCTTCGGTGCGATATGCTTGGCCTcccgtttgtcgtcgtcgcttcacGCATTCGTATTGCTTGAGCTAGCGGCCGTATTTTTCGCACTCGGTCCATTTCTGGTGTGCAAGCTGTACAGCATCCAGCTGCTCGTGCTGTCCATCGCCGTTTGCTGCTACTTTCTGCAGTCGATCTCACACATCATCCTGTACAGCTACCTAAGCCTACTGCTGTTCGTGAACGTGTTCTGTCCGTGGCTGTTCGTTCGAATGCAGAAATACAAGAACAATATCAACGGTCCCTGGGACGAGGCGATCGTAACCGAGGAAGGCTCTTAA
- the LOC126576300 gene encoding histone chaperone asf1, which produces MAKVHITNVVVLDNPSSFLNPFQFQLTFECIEKLEEDLEWKMIYVGSAESEAFDQVLDTIYVGPVPEGRHIFVFQAEPPNVSRIPEQDAVGVTVVLLTCSYRNQEFVRVGYFINNEYADPELRENPPPKPLFHKMTRNILATKPRVTRFKINWDDTPANGVAGPSSGLDGEVAANGIHDHHHGEGNEGDDDDDDEQMDAGSDSNSQQQHSLHHHPPAEHDENSIALPPTEMPEFNENSNSLAMEC; this is translated from the coding sequence atGGCCAAAGTGCACATAACcaacgtggtggtgctggacaaTCCCAGTAGCTTCCTGAAcccgttccagttccagctcaCGTTTGAATGTATCGAAAAGCTAGAGGAAGATCTCGAGTGGAAGATGATATACGTCGGTTCGGCGGAATCGGAAGCGTTCGATCAGGTCCTAGACACGATCTACGTCGGTCCGGTACCGGAGGGTCGTCACATCTTTGTATTTCAAGCGGAACCACCGAACGTGAGCCGTATCCCCGAGCAGGACGCCGTTGGtgtgacggtggtgctgctgacctgCTCGTACCGCAACCAGGAGTTTGTGCGCGTTGGCTACTTCATCAACAACGAGTACGCGGATCCGGAGCTGCGTGAAAATCCGCCACCAAAGCCCCTGTTCCACAAGATGACCCGCAACATACTGGCCACGAAACCGCGCGTAACACGGTTCAAGATCAACTGGGATGATACGCCGGCGAACGGTGTGGCCGGACCATCGAGTGGGCTGGACGGTGAGGTAGCGGCCAACGGAATCCATGATCATCACCATGGTGAAGGCAACGagggtgacgacgatgacgatgatgagcagaTGGACGCCGGCTCGGACAGTaactcgcagcagcaacactcactacatcatcatccaccggcgGAGCACGATGAGAACAGCATTGCCCTGCCGCCAACGGAGATGCCCGAGTTCAACGAAAACTCCAACTCGCTGGCAATGGAGTGCTGA
- the LOC126576301 gene encoding cancer-related nucleoside-triphosphatase gives MSLILVTGMPGTGKTTIIRKLSEELRARGLSVAGFYTEEVRNSATGGGERSGFDVVTFTGQRAPLARVGTRPGTASGNPSVGRYIVCLAEFEALALPTLDERHRARVLIVDEIGKMELKSRRFSERMDAILKEVKAGTVRFIATVPLKANGIQLIEMLKAVSGCQLFHVKPSNREDIYADLLSASLRLTSA, from the exons ATGAGTCTCATCTTGGTGACCGGAATGCCGG GAACTGGCAAGACCACGATCATCCGTAAGCTTAGTGAGGAGCTACGGGCACGCGGTCTCTCCGTGGCCGGATTCTACACGGAGGAAGTGCGCAACAgtgctaccggtggtggtgagcgcTCGGGGTTCGATGTAGTTACCTTTACCGGTCAACGTGCACCACTAGCGCGCGTCGGAACACGCCCTGGAACCGCTTCTGGTAACCCATCCGTTGGTCGGTACATCGTTTGTTTGGCCGAGTTCGAGGCGCTTGCCCTTCCCACGCTGGATGAGCGGCATCGGGCGCGTGTACTGATCGTGGATGAGATTGGTAAAATGGAACTCAAATCACGCCGATTCAGCGAACGCATGGATGCCATTCTGAAGGAGGTGAAAGCGGGAACGGTTCGCTTTATAGCAACGGTACCACTGAAGGCGAACGGGATTCAGCTGATCGAGATGCTAAAGGCCGTTTCAGGATGCCAGTTGTTTCACGTTAAACCATCCAACAGGGAGGACATTTATGCTGACCTGCTCAGTGCTTCGTTACGTCTCACATCTGCCTGA